Proteins from one Anastrepha obliqua isolate idAnaObli1 chromosome 2, idAnaObli1_1.0, whole genome shotgun sequence genomic window:
- the LOC129239181 gene encoding uncharacterized protein LOC129239181, producing the protein MFRHLNFRTTSKSLVIVFVLFVVSSAHAEDRTSITSFTPKDATTTTSSQATNFGPSTSTQAEGYVKRNIKVSDLSASNSAAAKSYDPPPEFYRGPGSTSETSSSSSSPAATNGAPYHIRDSATASFISKPITFPDLAGHKKYNTNNPSQQLANSINSWQLLRGHGAQDRISVKPYGNSESHGLTTAYAPGGGAHVSYPETRPYSSGHYIDYGPTHAAGHYGASGHGGYYGGANSVEVGGIPFDVYGGKGSGHYAGAGGEYSYTYPEASHESAAHKGHHELSQKALLAKSFLIPLASAAVLGIAAALVSNPLLLQLGTVSAAPVGSTIAGKRRRRRDLASLNAMKAGLVANDQAENADKDAGGAHMAYRAHRRHRRMARV; encoded by the exons ATGTTTCGTCATCTAAATTTTAGAACGACTTCTAAATCCTTAGTAATCGTTTTCGTGCTCTTTGTCGTGTCTTCGGCTCATGCTGAAGATCGGACTAGTATTACATCGTTTACTCCCAAGGATGCTACAACAACTACCTCAAGCCAAGCAACTAATTTTGGCCCCAGCACTTCCACCCAGGCCGAGGGATAtgtgaaaagaaatataaaagtgTCAGACTTATCGGCCTCCAATTCAGCGGCAGCAAAAAGTTACGATCCTCCACCTGAATTTTATAG AGGGCCAGGTTCAACAAGCGAAACATCTTCATCTTCAAGTTCCCCTGCCGCCACAAATGGCGCACCTTATCATATTCGCGACAGCGCTACAGCCAGCTTCATCTCCAAGCCTATAACCTTCCCAGACCTCGCTGGACATAAAAAATACAACACTAATAACCCCAGCCAACAGCTGGCGAATTCCATAAACAGCTGGCAGCTACTGCGAGGACACGGTGCGCAAGATAGGATTAGTGTGA AACCGTACGGCAACAGCGAGTCACATGGATTAACAACAGCTTACGCACCTGGCGGCGGCGCACACGTCAGCTACCCAGAAACGCGCCCATACTCGAGTGGACACTACATCGACTATGGTCCGACACATGCGGCTGGTCACTATGGAGCCAGCGGACATGGCGGTTACTATGGTGGAGCCAACAGTGTTGAAGTCGGCGGCATACCTTTCGATGTGTACGGCGGTAAGGGCAGTGGTCACTATGCGGGCGCGGGTGGTGAGTACTCATACACGTATCCAGAAGCGTCACATGAATCGGCAGCACACAAAGGACATCACGAGCTGTCGCAAAAGGCTTTGCTAGCGAAGAGTTTCCTCATACCGCTGGCCAGCGCTGCAGTCTTGGGCATTGCAGCAGCCTTGGTCAGTAATCCACTACTGCTGCAATTGGGCACTGTATCAGCGGCGCCAGTGGGCAGCACAATAGCGGGTAAACGACGTCGGCGACGGGATTTGGCATCTTTGAATGCAATGAAAGCTGGATTAGTGGCAAATGACCAGGCGGAGAATGCAGACAAAGATGCTGGTGGCGCACACATGGCTTATCGTGCACATCGTCGTCACCGTCGCATGGCGCGCGTGTAG